A window of the Desulfobacterales bacterium genome harbors these coding sequences:
- the fliQ gene encoding flagellar biosynthesis protein FliQ, protein MTPEFLTGFFFEAIKTAILLAAPMLLAGLLVGLMVSIFQSATSINEMTLTFIPKMLAVASALLFFLPWMMQTMLAFTTNLFSNIATYIR, encoded by the coding sequence ATGACACCTGAATTCTTAACCGGCTTTTTTTTTGAGGCCATTAAAACCGCTATTTTGCTGGCCGCGCCAATGCTGCTGGCCGGTTTGCTGGTGGGACTGATGGTCAGCATATTTCAGTCTGCAACCTCCATAAACGAGATGACGCTGACCTTTATTCCCAAGATGCTGGCGGTGGCAAGTGCGCTATTGTTTTTTCTACCCTGGATGATGCAAACCATGCTGGCGTTCACAACCAATTTGTTCAGTAACATTGCTACTTACATTCGTTGA
- the fliP gene encoding flagellar type III secretion system pore protein FliP (The bacterial flagellar biogenesis protein FliP forms a type III secretion system (T3SS)-type pore required for flagellar assembly.): MTKENALNGPIGAGCRVAARKQNGCDKGSLRYGLQRLLLVAAVIVVAIGAIFGTAYDSAAAEPVQTPAFISIDMDESREPGKMAVVLQIFLLMTILSLAPAILIMLTSFTRCVIVLSLLRRALGTMQMPPNQVIVGLALFLTFFIMTPVWQQVNQNALQPYLDEKIDQQQALQNAAAPVRKFMFKQTRKKDLALFVEIAKVQRPKDVDDIPTSVLIPSFIISEVKTAFQIGLLLYVPFLIIDMVVASVLLSMGMMMLPPIMISLPFKLMLFVLADGWNLLIGSLVRSFVI; encoded by the coding sequence ATGACCAAAGAAAATGCTTTAAATGGCCCCATCGGGGCTGGTTGTCGTGTCGCTGCCCGCAAACAAAACGGCTGCGATAAGGGCAGTCTGCGATATGGCCTTCAGCGATTGCTGTTGGTTGCGGCGGTGATCGTCGTCGCCATAGGCGCGATTTTTGGCACGGCATACGACAGTGCCGCGGCCGAGCCAGTTCAAACCCCGGCCTTCATTTCTATCGATATGGATGAAAGCCGGGAGCCGGGGAAAATGGCAGTGGTGTTACAGATTTTTCTGTTAATGACCATCCTGTCACTGGCGCCGGCCATTTTAATCATGCTGACCTCATTTACGCGCTGTGTGATTGTGCTGTCACTGTTACGCCGTGCTCTGGGAACCATGCAAATGCCGCCCAATCAGGTCATTGTGGGTTTGGCGCTGTTTTTAACGTTTTTTATCATGACGCCGGTTTGGCAACAGGTCAATCAAAATGCGCTGCAACCGTATCTGGATGAAAAAATTGATCAGCAGCAGGCCCTGCAAAATGCGGCTGCACCGGTGCGTAAATTTATGTTCAAGCAGACACGGAAAAAGGATCTGGCCTTGTTTGTCGAAATCGCAAAAGTGCAGCGTCCCAAGGATGTAGACGATATTCCGACGTCGGTGCTGATTCCCTCTTTTATCATCAGCGAAGTCAAAACCGCTTTTCAGATCGGGTTGTTGCTGTATGTACCCTTTTTAATCATTGACATGGTGGTGGCCAGTGTTTTGCTGTCGATGGGGATGATGATGCTGCCCCCGATTATGATTTCATTGCCGTTCAAGTTGATGCTGTTTGTATTGGCAGATGGTTGGAATCTGCTGATTGGATCATTGGTCAGGAGCTTTGTGATATGA
- a CDS encoding flagellar biosynthetic protein FliO: MNATPDMLTTTLKMISALALVLAGLGVFFYISKRVMRKDTLGSGGKMIRILASQYIGLKKNISLVEVPGAILVVGIAGDTIRLLTKIKDPVILDQIHEPGNDRIAPTFSEHLNKLTRRFAASKNDQ; encoded by the coding sequence ATGAATGCGACACCCGACATGTTGACAACGACCTTAAAAATGATATCTGCGTTGGCATTGGTACTGGCGGGTCTGGGCGTCTTTTTTTATATCAGCAAACGCGTCATGCGCAAAGACACCCTTGGTTCTGGCGGCAAAATGATCCGCATATTGGCCAGCCAGTATATTGGTTTGAAGAAAAATATTTCTCTGGTGGAAGTCCCGGGGGCCATACTGGTGGTGGGAATCGCCGGCGATACCATTCGTCTGCTGACGAAAATAAAAGACCCCGTGATTTTGGACCAAATTCATGAACCGGGAAACGATCGGATTGCCCCTACGTTTTCAGAGCACCTTAATAAATTAACCCGCCGGTTTGCGGCGTCAAAAAACGACCAATAA
- the fliN gene encoding flagellar motor switch protein FliN yields the protein MPETDTKQDKHKAPSEANPAAADKADDQPKPATAKNEKATGAKHNALTGDMDFLLDIPLEISVELGRTKMLINELLHLGQGSVIELSKLAGETLEIFANQKLVARGEVVVVNEKYGIRLSEIISPSERIKGLK from the coding sequence ATGCCTGAGACAGACACAAAGCAAGATAAACATAAGGCGCCATCGGAGGCCAATCCGGCAGCCGCTGACAAAGCGGATGATCAACCGAAACCGGCGACCGCTAAAAATGAGAAAGCCACCGGTGCCAAACACAACGCCTTAACGGGCGATATGGATTTTTTGTTGGATATTCCGCTGGAAATTTCAGTCGAGCTCGGTCGAACCAAAATGTTAATCAATGAACTGCTGCATCTGGGCCAGGGATCGGTCATCGAGTTATCCAAATTGGCCGGAGAAACCCTGGAGATTTTTGCCAACCAAAAACTCGTCGCGCGGGGAGAGGTGGTCGTGGTGAATGAGAAATATGGCATCCGTTTGAGTGAAATTATCAGTCCCAGCGAACGAATTAAGGGGTTAAAATGA
- the fliM gene encoding flagellar motor switch protein FliM — protein MSNQILTQDEIDALLSAMDRGDVDVEQGPSKEVEAAPYNLTSHDVILRDQFSALEEVYDKFLRTVQNTLLSAMQRTITIDFVSTEMVKYQEFISAFSSPTSFNMFSMKPLIGKALLCIESNLVFSLIDCMFGGDGKPSTQIRDFTQIEQRMIKKFALDLLVRFEQSWSAIYPVQIDLKKIETKPEFVQLVPPNDVMLIIVFALKGQEFSGNFHLALPYLMLEPIKEKLSPKYLRDQDLKNTWSPQLKNLLKDTFVTIIAELGRTQQTVRELINLQVEDVISLKAGPEDLISISVDQVPKYLGYPGIIKGNRAVEIAKLINSNGGKR, from the coding sequence ATGTCTAATCAAATACTGACACAAGATGAAATTGATGCGCTGCTTTCCGCCATGGATAGAGGGGATGTTGATGTTGAGCAGGGTCCGTCAAAAGAGGTCGAGGCCGCTCCGTATAACTTAACATCCCACGATGTTATCTTACGTGATCAATTTTCAGCCTTGGAAGAAGTGTATGATAAGTTCCTGCGCACCGTGCAAAACACGTTGCTGTCTGCGATGCAAAGAACGATCACCATCGATTTTGTCTCGACTGAAATGGTTAAATATCAGGAGTTTATTAGCGCCTTTTCAAGCCCGACGAGTTTCAATATGTTTAGCATGAAACCGCTGATCGGCAAGGCCCTGCTGTGCATCGAGTCTAATCTTGTCTTTTCCCTGATCGACTGCATGTTCGGCGGCGATGGTAAGCCATCTACCCAAATACGTGATTTTACCCAGATCGAACAGCGCATGATTAAAAAGTTTGCCCTCGATCTTTTGGTGCGCTTTGAGCAATCTTGGTCGGCCATTTATCCCGTCCAGATCGACCTGAAAAAAATTGAAACCAAGCCTGAATTTGTGCAGCTGGTTCCGCCCAACGATGTGATGCTGATCATCGTTTTTGCCCTCAAAGGGCAGGAGTTTTCCGGTAACTTTCATCTGGCGCTTCCTTACCTGATGCTGGAACCGATTAAAGAAAAACTGTCGCCCAAATATCTGCGCGACCAAGACCTCAAAAATACCTGGAGTCCCCAGCTCAAAAATTTGCTCAAAGATACTTTTGTGACCATTATCGCTGAGTTGGGTCGAACCCAGCAGACCGTGCGCGAACTGATTAACCTGCAAGTGGAAGATGTGATTAGTCTCAAAGCCGGACCGGAAGACTTGATTTCCATCAGCGTTGATCAGGTTCCCAAATATCTCGGCTACCCGGGTATTATCAAGGGCAACCGCGCTGTGGAAATTGCAAAATTGATAAATTCAAATGGAGGCAAAAGATAG
- a CDS encoding flagellar basal body-associated FliL family protein, whose translation MSNKLMFIVIAAMLVITIGLAAGFFMMWNKLSEINTAGNGEANTEAEQSQTAQLGPLFSLDTFIVNLADEERNRYLRITMDLELAAPTDTDKLNERLPQIRDRILMILPTKRFEDIASVEGKVALRDEIIGKLNSLFPAEVVSDIFFTEFVVQ comes from the coding sequence ATGTCAAATAAACTAATGTTTATCGTTATCGCTGCCATGCTGGTCATCACCATTGGTCTGGCCGCCGGATTTTTTATGATGTGGAATAAGCTTTCTGAGATCAATACGGCGGGAAACGGAGAAGCCAACACTGAAGCTGAACAGAGCCAAACAGCCCAACTGGGGCCGCTTTTTTCGCTAGACACGTTTATTGTCAATCTGGCTGACGAAGAGCGCAACCGGTATTTAAGAATCACCATGGATCTCGAGTTGGCGGCGCCAACCGATACCGATAAGCTCAACGAAAGATTGCCTCAGATTCGAGACCGCATCTTGATGATTCTGCCCACCAAGCGATTTGAAGACATCGCCAGTGTGGAAGGCAAGGTCGCGTTGCGCGATGAGATTATCGGTAAACTCAACAGCCTGTTCCCGGCAGAGGTGGTCAGCGATATCTTTTTTACTGAATTTGTTGTGCAATAA
- a CDS encoding flagellar motor protein MotB: protein MRRRPKNSGEQSGNSAGWLTTFNDLVTLLMVFFVLLFTMSSVDARKMQDFQFALQSGLGLLEEGQKVGISVRAAQPVEDMSHILTQPEGVKTDKDKKRLTGLLNDALVKSLQADFGIQITPIHQGIRLSFEDQILFDFGKADINRQGNGLLNQVAKVIHLGSDAVRVEGHTDNIPIQTPRYPSNWELSVARAVNVVKYFIENGNIDPRRLSAVGYGESRPLVDNDTPANRLKNRRVEILLLTEGKQENVK from the coding sequence ATGAGAAGACGGCCAAAAAATTCCGGAGAACAAAGCGGTAACAGTGCCGGCTGGCTGACCACTTTCAATGATTTGGTGACGCTGCTGATGGTTTTTTTTGTGTTGCTGTTCACCATGAGCAGCGTTGATGCCAGAAAAATGCAGGATTTTCAGTTTGCGCTGCAAAGCGGGCTGGGCCTGCTCGAAGAAGGCCAAAAAGTCGGTATCAGTGTCCGAGCGGCTCAGCCGGTTGAGGATATGTCCCACATTCTCACCCAGCCCGAGGGCGTCAAGACTGACAAAGACAAAAAGCGTCTAACCGGGCTGTTGAACGATGCGCTGGTTAAATCTTTGCAAGCCGATTTTGGCATTCAAATCACCCCGATACACCAGGGGATTCGGCTTTCTTTTGAAGACCAGATTCTATTTGATTTTGGTAAAGCAGACATCAACCGACAGGGCAATGGGCTGTTAAATCAAGTCGCCAAGGTTATTCATCTCGGTTCTGATGCGGTTCGGGTGGAAGGGCATACTGACAACATCCCCATCCAGACGCCGCGTTATCCTTCAAACTGGGAACTGTCGGTGGCCCGTGCGGTGAATGTGGTCAAGTATTTTATTGAGAACGGCAACATCGATCCCCGTCGGCTTTCAGCGGTCGGATATGGCGAATCCAGGCCGCTGGTCGACAATGATACGCCCGCCAACCGATTGAAAAACAGACGGGTGGAAATTTTATTATTAACGGAGGGTAAACAGGAAAATGTCAAATAA
- a CDS encoding flagellar motor protein MotB, which produces MSKRHRHDASKKGDGDSGPGWEIVYSGFILILLCFFIMLCSFSTMEEAKVMRFVRSFSNAVSFFPGGIKFESGSAAVPRSAGMVETRSTMAKLHEHLERLSDRFDLKDELEVLFSKEGLVMRLSELTLFESGVATISPQALPLLEKIGAIIAQTQYLIRIEGHTDNVPIHTFLFPSNWELSTGRAVNVLRYFIEHHQIDAQRLSAEGFGEFQPLVANDTAENRTKNRRVEVIFIRPQIQNSADEERS; this is translated from the coding sequence ATGAGCAAAAGGCATCGACATGATGCATCCAAAAAGGGTGATGGCGATTCAGGGCCAGGATGGGAAATCGTCTACTCCGGATTTATTCTCATTTTACTGTGCTTTTTTATCATGTTGTGCTCATTTTCCACCATGGAAGAGGCCAAGGTGATGCGATTTGTACGTTCCTTTAGCAATGCTGTCAGCTTTTTCCCCGGAGGGATCAAATTTGAATCCGGATCGGCCGCCGTGCCCCGATCAGCCGGTATGGTTGAAACCCGCTCGACTATGGCCAAGCTTCATGAACATCTTGAGAGGCTTTCGGATCGGTTTGACCTCAAAGATGAGCTCGAGGTGCTGTTTTCCAAAGAAGGCCTGGTGATGCGTCTGTCTGAACTTACCCTTTTTGAATCGGGCGTGGCGACCATTTCACCGCAGGCATTGCCGTTGCTTGAAAAAATCGGGGCGATTATTGCCCAAACCCAATATTTAATCCGCATTGAGGGACATACCGACAATGTGCCCATCCACACGTTTTTGTTCCCGTCCAACTGGGAATTGTCCACCGGCCGGGCGGTGAATGTATTACGGTATTTTATTGAACATCACCAAATCGATGCGCAGCGTCTGTCAGCTGAAGGGTTTGGCGAGTTTCAGCCCCTGGTGGCCAACGACACTGCTGAAAACCGCACTAAAAATCGCCGGGTTGAAGTGATCTTCATTAGACCGCAGATTCAGAATTCAGCGGACGAGGAGCGCTCATGA
- a CDS encoding motility protein A yields the protein MDITTLIGIVVAFGLVIISILMGGDGTWFVNYPSVMIVLGGTMGATLLAYPLSEVLGVIKVAKNVFLHRSQVASKFIPLMSGFAKKARQEGILSFESQLKDIKDPFLARGIQMAIDGMESSSIEEVMSIEIQYLEERHRLGSEIFTTMGTFAPAVGMLGTIIGLVQMLMQMEDPSQIGAPMAVALLTTFYGTMLANLLFLPVSNKLKTRSKQEVLVKQMILEGVISIQSGDNHRVVEQKLKAFIAPKARISASAEPAKA from the coding sequence GTGGATATCACAACTCTTATCGGTATTGTTGTTGCGTTTGGTTTGGTCATCATTTCGATCTTGATGGGGGGTGATGGCACCTGGTTTGTGAATTACCCCTCAGTAATGATCGTTCTGGGCGGTACCATGGGGGCCACCCTGCTGGCATATCCCCTCTCAGAGGTCCTGGGGGTGATTAAAGTGGCTAAAAATGTGTTCTTGCACCGTTCACAGGTTGCCAGCAAATTTATCCCGTTAATGTCGGGTTTTGCCAAAAAAGCGCGCCAAGAAGGCATCCTGTCGTTTGAATCCCAACTCAAGGATATCAAGGACCCTTTTTTGGCCCGCGGCATCCAGATGGCGATTGACGGCATGGAGTCCTCGTCCATTGAGGAAGTGATGTCCATTGAGATTCAGTACCTGGAGGAGCGTCACCGATTGGGCTCTGAAATATTCACAACTATGGGAACCTTTGCGCCAGCTGTCGGGATGTTGGGTACCATTATCGGGTTGGTGCAAATGCTGATGCAGATGGAGGATCCCAGTCAGATCGGCGCACCCATGGCGGTGGCTTTGCTGACCACTTTTTACGGCACCATGCTGGCCAACTTACTGTTTTTGCCGGTATCCAACAAACTGAAAACGCGCAGCAAGCAAGAAGTTCTGGTCAAGCAGATGATTTTGGAAGGGGTTATTTCGATCCAGTCCGGTGACAACCATCGTGTGGTTGAGCAGAAATTAAAGGCCTTTATTGCACCCAAAGCGCGTATCAGCGCCAGTGCCGAACCGGCGAAAGCATAA
- a CDS encoding flagellar FlbD family protein yields the protein MIKVTRLNDSVLMVNVDRIQSLQAIPETVITFTNNDKIMVKEPLEEVSQRIVEYQRIINANPDSTVCQP from the coding sequence ATGATTAAAGTAACACGACTCAATGATTCTGTGTTGATGGTCAATGTGGATCGTATTCAGTCGCTGCAGGCCATCCCCGAGACGGTCATTACATTTACCAATAACGATAAGATTATGGTCAAAGAACCGCTCGAGGAGGTGTCGCAGCGAATTGTCGAGTATCAGCGCATCATCAATGCCAATCCTGACAGTACCGTCTGTCAGCCTTAA